The genomic region ccATTGagaaattcaacattaaatggTATAAATGTAAGTACCTacattatagtatatatatatatatatataatacatgtgtgtaaattacagacacacaagacagagTGGGACAAGTATTGTGCAGACAAACTGACATCCTATTAATCTGAATTgtaaatgttactttttttccAAAGTACATACATAGTGCATACAAATATCTACACATCAGGAGtattgttttcacacatttttattaatatgtCCATTTGGTCCTTAGATTCCAAAACACAGTTAGAGCTGTTGGTCTGATTGCTGTGTCTCTTCGTAACAAAGGACACTTCTCTGGTGCCCTCGCCGGGGGACGTGCTGGAGATGTGTCGGAAGAGCTTCTGGATGCCAGTGTCGCGCAGGGAGCTCCTGAAGGATCGAGCTGCAAACATGTAGAGGATGGGGttcactgtgctgctgatgaACACCATGGCTCCAGCGATGAAGCTCATGGTGCTTCTGACATGCTCCAGAGTTTGTGCTTCAGCAGAGAAGGAGTCTTCGATGGCCAGTTTGATGAGTGAGAGGACATTTCCTATGTGATAAGGTGTCCAACAAATGGCAAACACGACCACAACGCTGGCAATGAGGACAGTAGACTTGTGCTTCGACTTGAAAGTCATCTTTGTGATCCGGCTGCACAAGCAGGCATAGCAGACCACCAGGATGGCGAAAGGTAATATGTAGCCCACCAGTGTCTCTAACAGCAGGCACACTAGCTCCTGGGTCACAGAGGTATACTCCCGGTACAGACAGTGCTCCTCACCAGAATCCTCACCTACAACCTGAGTGGGGATGACAGGAATGCTGAACAGGAACGCTGCGGTCCACAGAGTCAGCACTACTTTATTCAgagcttttttccttttccagtCAGCCGAAGCGAAAGGGTAGCGCACAGCCACAAAACGTTCCACACTCATCAGAGTTATGaagaaaacactgctgtacATACAGGCGTTGATCATGAACACCATGGCTTTGCAGGAGGCCTCTCCAAACACCCAGGAGTGGGCCATGGAGTAGATCCAGAGTGGCAGGGTGATGAGGACCAACAGGTCAGCAGCAGCCAGGTGCAGGATGAGTACCACAGTGTGGGAACGCTTCTTGACGTGTCTCAGAATGGTCCAGATCACCAGGATGTTTCCTGGAGCACCTACCAGGAAAGACAGCCCCAAGATCACACAAGCCACTACTGTCCCACCATCAAACTCCTCAGGAGCCATTTCCTCTGAAGGAGACAGCTCAGCTGAGCGGTTCATGTTGAATGTGTATGTGCTGACAGTGGTGTCTAcaggaagagaaaacaaagtgctgtacaagcAAGTATTAACTTCCCTTTAAGGACAGACTGCACAGAAAAAGGCTTGTTTGAGACACATAGTGAGTCATGCATGTGTCATAACTGAAAtcagaggttaaaaaaagaattaataaAACTAATTTGATAGCAGTTGTCATTATTGAAATGAGGAAGTCTGTAAATCTTGACATAatgtatacataatatatactatatatatatatataaatatgtgtgcatatacacataaataaatgtatgtactgtatatgtatatatatatatacagtaaatatatatagagagagttCTTTTAAGTTCTGATTCATtcactttttaatttataatttaataacacaatgaaataattaaacaacAATTCTGTCTCAGTTCTTCTTATGAGAACAATAATAAAGAGGAATATCATGAAATGTGTAAAGTCAGCAAACAGATGCTTCTTTAGTTGTAGCACACACAAAATTACATATTTACGGAAGCGTAACGCtaccacacatacaaaaaaaaaatcacgttcTAACGTTTTTGTATAGATGGCAGCATTACGCTTCCGTAGTTCAGTGTTACAGGCACAAAGAggagacacagagccacagctgagcttttctgttttattgatATACACTACTTTAGAGCCTACATTATGATGCAAGGTTTTCCCTTTGaataatttcaaaaaaaaagcactgcagtcttaaaaattacaaaaaaaaaaaaattataacatACAAAATATACAAGAAATGACAATACAAGGCTCGGTAAACATCAGCTAAACCTGTATTTCCCTTTTATGTTACAAAACAAGTTCTTTAATGTAtggttttatatgtatatatctatagatgtatatatatatagatatatacatacacatacccATGCATGTCCACAACCTTTTAGGAATGACATCCATTTGAAAGTATCAAAAATAGAGTAGAAGAGTCTCTGTTGCTTGACTGTTGTGtaaaatgggaacatcattgtTCGGTCTTTGGTTAAAACAGAAgagaacagcagacagagacacTTTACTGTCCacgctgtttttctttcttctttcctttttattgACTCaagtcttttctcttctttttttttttaagctgcagAACCAGCGTCATATGCCCcccaataaacaaacacataataacGACAACAGTTAGCGACGTATGTCTTATCATCAACTCTGAACAgcatacagacacacaagagTTAAGGCATCCTATTAGTTTACAAATCGACATGATCCTCTCATTATCTGAATGTTTATTCTTCCCGTTTAGGCGTTCGAGTTCCCCAAGCGACTTTACAAATATATGCAAATAATCTCATTTCTCACgttaaatgtcatatttcacATTTGCTTCTTATAGTTTGCATAGATTAAATACACGCGTGTGCTTGTGTTGTTGAAAataggacttttttttcctctccccccccccgtcttcTGTACAGCATATTTGGTGGAGACACCAGTCAtccgttcacacacacacacacatacagtataattgaGCCTGTTAAGATGTCTGTCCATGATGTGTCCACAACAGGAGCGACCGACTGATGGACACTCAAGCATCTACACGTCTGCAGCCAAGATCTACAGGCATCGaggtctttgtcttttttttgtctttttcttttttgttattttttgttattttttttttaaaggcattaGGTAAAATTCTTATGCATAGCAAAATCATTTTCACCTGGAAACTGACTTCAAACTGTCATATGCGACGC from Solea solea chromosome 5, fSolSol10.1, whole genome shotgun sequence harbors:
- the si:dkey-148a17.6 gene encoding leukotriene B4 receptor 1, which encodes MNRSAELSPSEEMAPEEFDGGTVVACVILGLSFLVGAPGNILVIWTILRHVKKRSHTVVLILHLAAADLLVLITLPLWIYSMAHSWVFGEASCKAMVFMINACMYSSVFFITLMSVERFVAVRYPFASADWKRKKALNKVVLTLWTAAFLFSIPVIPTQVVGEDSGEEHCLYREYTSVTQELVCLLLETLVGYILPFAILVVCYACLCSRITKMTFKSKHKSTVLIASVVVVFAICWTPYHIGNVLSLIKLAIEDSFSAEAQTLEHVRSTMSFIAGAMVFISSTVNPILYMFAARSFRSSLRDTGIQKLFRHISSTSPGEGTREVSFVTKRHSNQTNSSNCVLESKDQMDILIKMCENNTPDV